Genomic segment of Kibdelosporangium phytohabitans:
GCAGTCGAACCAGCTCAGCGCGCCGGTGACGACCGGCGCTCCGGTGGCCTCCCTGTGCGTCTCGACCTCGTCGAACCGGTCCTTGCTCCGGCCGCGTCCTCGGCGGGCGAAGCAGGCGGACACCTCCTGCTGGTGACGGCCGAGCACGTTGATCGCGAAAACCCCGCTCGCGCGGATCTCGCCGAGGATCGGACTGTGCACGTTGATCGAGACAGTCACCAGAAGCGGGTTCAGCGACAGGGAAACGAACGACGTCGCCGTGATTCCGTAGAGGTGCCCGTCGAGCGCGGTCGTCACGACTGTGACACCGGAGGCGAACCTGCCAGCCGCCTGGCGGAAGCTGTCGATTCGCTCGTCGTCGGCAGTCATGGGTTCACCTCAGCACGGATCGGGGAGCCGAGACGACGAAAGTCGTAGACGTCCAGCGTCGTCTCACCAGAACGGAGTCGATCCATAAAGGACACCTCCTTCGCCGAACGGGCGCGGGACGCGTCCAGGACGCGGTCGTACTCCACTGCCGGAAGCGCGACGATCCCATCCCGGTCGGCCACGATGATGTCGCCGTGGCGGACCACCCTGCCGCGCAGGCTGATCGGGAGCCCCACTGTGCCCGGCCATTGTTTGACCGTCCCGCGGATCGATATCGCGGTGCTGAACGCCGGGAAGCCCAGCAACGCGAGCTGCTGCGTGTCCCGCACGCCGCCGTCGATGACCAGACCCCGGATGCCACGTGCCTGCGCCGCGACGGCCATCACCTCGCCCCAATACCCGAAGGGCGCGCCACCGGCGTCCACGACGAGCACATCGCCGGGACCGGCTGCCTCGATTCCGTGGTGCAGCGCGAGGTTGTCGCCGATCTGCGCCGATACCGGCACCGCGCGGCCGACCACCTGCGCACCCTCCCAGGCCGGTCGGAACGCGGCGTCCAGGAAACAGTCGAGACCGGAAGCCTCATACAGGGTGGCCGTGCCCAGTGTCAACAGTTCCGGCGTGTCCCCGTCCAAAGTGGTCATGTGTCCGCCCGCTGCAGGTCGTGGTAGCCGTACTTCGCGCGAGCTTCGGCGATCGTCACGCCGCTGAGAGCAGCGGCGAGGATCGCCTCCTCGCGCGTGTGGATCATTTCGGCGGTCTCCAGCACCTGTTCCTCGCAGTCTCGTGGAATCACCACGACGCCGTCGGAGTCGCCGATCAGGAGGTCGCCGTGCCGGACGGTCACGCCGCCGATGGTCACCGGTCCGCGTTCTTCGGCCACCTCGACCCGGTCCTTGCCGGTGCGCATGAAGCGACCGCGGCTGTAGATCGGGTAACCGATGGACAGCGCCCGGTGCGTGTCGCGGCAGACGCCTTCGATCACCGTGCCCGAAATGCCGCGCTGGTGCGCCACCGCAGTGAGAATGTCGCCCCACACGGTGCAATCGAGCCGGCCGTCGTTGTCGAGCACGACCACTTGGCCCGGCTCGACCTGGTCGATGTAGTCGCCGACGGTCCCGGCCGGGACCTGCGCGCTCACGTACCGAACGGTGAACGCGCGGCCGATCATGCGCTGACCGTCCGCCAGCGGAGCCAGCCCGATCAGGCTGCCCGGACGCTTGAGCTTGTCGAGGGCGTCGGAGACGGTCGCGGTGCCGAGCACGGCGAACCGGTCGAGGATGGGGTCGGACATCAGCGCTGCTCCGCGGTGACCGTGGGGAACTGGGAATCGTGCATGACTTCCTGCACGTCGCGGCCCGAGCGGACGGCCTCGGCCATCCGGGCTTCGCGTTCCGCGATGCGCTGGGCGAGGCCGATGACGCGGTCGGCGTCACCGGCGGCGATGAAGACGACTCCGTTGACGTCGGCGATCACGTAGTCGTGCGCGGCCACCGATACACCGGCCACCTGGATCCGCTCGTCCATGGCTTCCTGCACGATGCGCCCCCGCGCGCTGACCGGAACGGCCGTCCGCGCGAAGATCGGGAGCGCGAGCGCCTCGCTCTCCTGAACGTCACGGCAGGCACCGTCGACGATGACGCCCGCCACACCACGCCGTACCGCCGCCTCGGCGAGCAGGCCGCCCCAGCAGGACACATCCGTACGGCCGTGGTTGTCGATCACCACCACGTCGTCCGGCTCGGTGATCGCCACCAGCGGCGTCGCGATGTGAGTCGCCGGTCCGGCCGTCGCCTTGGGGGCGGCGGTGACGGTGCGCACACGCCCCGCCAGGACCGTGCCCGCGGGCCACATCGGGGTCAGCGCGGTGACCGCGCCGGGCAGCCCGACAGTGTCCAATGCGTCGGAAACCGCACAGCTGTCGAGTCCGCGCAGTGCGGCGACGATTTCTTCGGGAGACATGGTCACTTCCGTTCCCAGGTGAGGAAACACATCGCGTTGCCAGTGCCTGCCTCCGTGCGGTAGCACGGCACATAATCGGCGCTCGTCACGTCAAGGCCCGCCTCGTCGGCAATCCCGGCCACTGCGATCCAGTTGCGCAGCTCCGAAGCGCCGGACCGCATCTCGGCGGCCGGAACCGTGGTGAGGTAACCCGCGTCGTGGTCCCGCAGTGCCTGGATGAAATCCTGGTCCAGCTTCTCGTCGATCACGAAATGGCTGAGCCCGCCTGACGCGACGACGCCGACGCGCAGATCGCCGGGGAACGACCGGATGGCCCGGCCGACCGCGCGACCGAAGTCATAGCAGCGCTTGGCCCCTGGCGGATTCGGCTCCCAGAACGTGTTGATGAACACCGGCACCATCGGCACCGTCGACTCCTGCCCGAGAAACCGCTGGTAGACGAATCCGAACCCGTGCGGGATCGTGTGGTTCTCGTATCGGCCCGCCGGGATGACCTCGGTGGCCCCGGTGTCGAAGTCCTCGGCCTGGGTGGACTGGATGATGTGTTTGCCGAGTGCACGATGCGTGGGCCGCATGATCGTGCGGTCCGGGACATCGCCGGTCGCGGCCTCGGCGAGGCCGGGAGCCATCGCGTCGAGCTGCTCCTGCGTGAACGGCACGTGCGCGACCTCGTCGCCCCAGTACACCGAGAACGGCGCGAGCCATTCGTCGCCGTACGTTTCCTTGTGGTCGCTGGAAACAATGACGAGGACGTCGACATCCTGCGCGTGGACGAAGTCCGCCAGCCGGTCCATCGACTGCTGGCAGCTGTCCCAGCGCAGTCGCATCACCTCAGTGGTGATCTCGGGCGAGAAGTCCGCACGCAGCTCGCGCAGTTCCTCGTAGGTGTACGTTCCGCCGCGGAACTTCAACCCCTTGCTGTCGCGGTCCGCCTTCCCCCTCGTCGCCCATGCTTCCGGCGGCGGGGCCTTGAGCTGCGGTCCGTGCGAGGTGCCGAACCCGGCGACGATCTCGGCCATGGTTGGTCCTTCCTCTCGCTGCTCACAACCGGAAGAGTGCGCGTGCGTTGTTCTCAAGGACGTCGGCGCGACACTCGTCGCCGAGCCAGTCGATGTCGTCGATGAGCAGGTGGATGTCGTCGAACCAGCGGCCGGTCGCAGGGTCGATCTGCGAACCGGTCCCCGGCTTCTCCGATCCGAACAGCACCCGGTCAGTGCCGACGACCTTCATGAGCAGCTCAAGACTGTCCTTCGTGTACAAGCATGAGTCGAAATGCAACTGGCGCAGTTTGTCTAGATAGGACACTCCGGTGCGCACGACTGACGGCAGGAACCGGCCCACCTGGTACGGGATCGCTCCCCCGCCGTGCGAGACGATCACCTTCAGCTCAGGGAAATCCTTGAGCACGTTGGCGTTGACCAGGCTCCACACCGCCACGGTCTCTTCCTGGATGAAGTGCAGGCTGTACGGCTCCCGGGCGGGTGGCTTGCACCCGGCCGCGTGCAGGAGCACGGGCACGTCGAGTTCGCACAGGACCTCGTACACCGGGTACCAGTACCGGTCCCCCAGCGCCAGCGGGGTTTCCGTGCCCTCGTGCGGATCGGTGTTGAGCATCGCGCCGACGAAGCCGAGTTCGGTCACCGTGCGACGCAACTCGGCGGTCCACTCCCGGGGCGTCAGGTCCGGGCTTTGCGGGAGTCCGGCAACGCCCTTGAACCGGCCGGGAAACAGCTCGGTCGCGCGGTGGATGAGGTTGTTCGTCTCCTCGGTGAACCACTGCACGAGCTTCGCCGGCCGCTCGCTGTGCATCATCTGGAACGGGCGGGGCGAGATCATCTGCAGCTCGATCCCCGCGCCGTCGAGGTGCGAGAGGTGCGAGATGTCCCCGAAGCTCGGATGCGGGTGGTGATACGCGGCAACGAGCGCGTCGTCGCTGATGGCCGGTGGTTTGCCGCCGTGCGCGCCGCGGTGCGAGAGCAGCGAGGCCTTCCAGGCGTAGAAGGCGTCCGGCGCGGACATGTGGCCGTGGACGTCGATGATCACGGAACGCTCCCTCGGATATCTCAGGCGCTCGTGAGCGGCTTGCTGATGAGTTCGTCGACGCGCGCGTCCGTCGCCGACGTGTCGTAGAAGCGCAGCAGCCGCGTGCGGCCCGCTCCCGGGTCACCCCGATGCAGGTACTCGTAAAGCTCTTGGCGCATCCCGAAACTCGACCCGGCGAGCTCCCAGCCGAGCCGGAACAACCGCGCCTTCTCGGCGGCGCCGATGTCGTGGCCGCGCATGTAGAGGTCCAGGAACGGGCGCAGCTCGGGGTTCGCGAGATCGGCTTCCGTCGGCTGCATGATCAGGCCGGAAGCGGCGATCTGGCGCAGGATCTGCACCATCCGCGCGGAGATGTCCGCCGACCAGAAGCCCACGCCGTTGCTGTTGCCCGGAGCGAGGTGCCCGGCAGGCGTCACGATCGCGTCGGCCTCGGCGCCCTTGATCGCGAGTTCGAGGGTCTGGACGTAGGAAATCAGTTCGCCGAGCTGTTCCTGGATGCCGCGGAACGTGTCGACGCCAATGGAGTGGGCCAGCTTCTTCGCCACCGAGGTGAAGAACTTCATCCGGGCGAGGAAACGGATGTGCGTGCTCTGCAGGCTCCAGACGTTGATCCTGCTCAGGCCCTTGAGCGCGCGCAGGGAATCGCCGAGCAGGAAAATGCGTTCGCGCGGCAGGAAAACGTCGTCGAAGAACAGCATCGCGTCCTGCTCGTCGTACCGGTTGCCCAGCGGGTGCGCGTGTCCGCTCTGCGGTGCGCCGAGCGGTTCGCGCAACAGGATCTTCAGCCCCGGTGTGTTCATCGGCAGGGCGAACCAGATCACGAAGTCCTCCGCGCCGCGCGCGGCTGTGACGCCGTTGAGGTACACCAGAACCTCGTGGGAGAACGGCGCGAGCGTGGCCAGTTGCTTGGCCCCGCGCAGGATCACGCCGTCCTCGCGCTCCTCCACGACCCGCAGGGCGAGATCCGGGTCGTCGAGCGGGCTGGCGCTGCGGTCGATCTGCGGATCGCCGAGGGCGTGCGTCAGCACGAGGTCGTTCTCCATCGCGAAACGGTGATAGTTCCGCGCGTTCTCCCCGAAGCCCTCGCGGTTCTGTTCGAGCTCGTCGGCGTAGTCGACGAGGCCCGCGACCACGTTCGACATGAAGTCGGGCGAACGGCCGAGCTGCCCGAGGCTTTCGCGCATCCACCATTCCGACGCGGCGAACTTGGCACGCAGCTCCTCCCGGTTCTTCGGCAGCGAAAAGGCGTAGCTGACTTCGTTGCCGGTCTCCTCCGACTTGAACAGCGTCGCCTGCCTCGCCTCGGGGGTGGCGAAACGCAGATCGAGCAGGCGGGCGAACTCGTCGACGGTCGGTTGCAGCGCCGGGT
This window contains:
- a CDS encoding 4-carboxy-4-hydroxy-2-oxoadipate aldolase/oxaloacetate decarboxylase; the protein is MTTLDGDTPELLTLGTATLYEASGLDCFLDAAFRPAWEGAQVVGRAVPVSAQIGDNLALHHGIEAAGPGDVLVVDAGGAPFGYWGEVMAVAAQARGIRGLVIDGGVRDTQQLALLGFPAFSTAISIRGTVKQWPGTVGLPISLRGRVVRHGDIIVADRDGIVALPAVEYDRVLDASRARSAKEVSFMDRLRSGETTLDVYDFRRLGSPIRAEVNP
- a CDS encoding RraA family protein — encoded protein: MSDPILDRFAVLGTATVSDALDKLKRPGSLIGLAPLADGQRMIGRAFTVRYVSAQVPAGTVGDYIDQVEPGQVVVLDNDGRLDCTVWGDILTAVAHQRGISGTVIEGVCRDTHRALSIGYPIYSRGRFMRTGKDRVEVAEERGPVTIGGVTVRHGDLLIGDSDGVVVIPRDCEEQVLETAEMIHTREEAILAAALSGVTIAEARAKYGYHDLQRADT
- a CDS encoding RraA family protein codes for the protein MSPEEIVAALRGLDSCAVSDALDTVGLPGAVTALTPMWPAGTVLAGRVRTVTAAPKATAGPATHIATPLVAITEPDDVVVIDNHGRTDVSCWGGLLAEAAVRRGVAGVIVDGACRDVQESEALALPIFARTAVPVSARGRIVQEAMDERIQVAGVSVAAHDYVIADVNGVVFIAAGDADRVIGLAQRIAEREARMAEAVRSGRDVQEVMHDSQFPTVTAEQR
- a CDS encoding amidohydrolase family protein — translated: MIIDVHGHMSAPDAFYAWKASLLSHRGAHGGKPPAISDDALVAAYHHPHPSFGDISHLSHLDGAGIELQMISPRPFQMMHSERPAKLVQWFTEETNNLIHRATELFPGRFKGVAGLPQSPDLTPREWTAELRRTVTELGFVGAMLNTDPHEGTETPLALGDRYWYPVYEVLCELDVPVLLHAAGCKPPAREPYSLHFIQEETVAVWSLVNANVLKDFPELKVIVSHGGGAIPYQVGRFLPSVVRTGVSYLDKLRQLHFDSCLYTKDSLELLMKVVGTDRVLFGSEKPGTGSQIDPATGRWFDDIHLLIDDIDWLGDECRADVLENNARALFRL
- a CDS encoding 4-hydroxyphenylacetate 3-hydroxylase family protein, which gives rise to MDISGATGALTGEQYKRSLHDGREVWLDGKRVENVAEHPALQPTVDEFARLLDLRFATPEARQATLFKSEETGNEVSYAFSLPKNREELRAKFAASEWWMRESLGQLGRSPDFMSNVVAGLVDYADELEQNREGFGENARNYHRFAMENDLVLTHALGDPQIDRSASPLDDPDLALRVVEEREDGVILRGAKQLATLAPFSHEVLVYLNGVTAARGAEDFVIWFALPMNTPGLKILLREPLGAPQSGHAHPLGNRYDEQDAMLFFDDVFLPRERIFLLGDSLRALKGLSRINVWSLQSTHIRFLARMKFFTSVAKKLAHSIGVDTFRGIQEQLGELISYVQTLELAIKGAEADAIVTPAGHLAPGNSNGVGFWSADISARMVQILRQIAASGLIMQPTEADLANPELRPFLDLYMRGHDIGAAEKARLFRLGWELAGSSFGMRQELYEYLHRGDPGAGRTRLLRFYDTSATDARVDELISKPLTSA